A DNA window from Streptomyces sp. 71268 contains the following coding sequences:
- the ilvA gene encoding threonine ammonia-lyase: MAARVDDGAGPAHPGDGEDGAREAADAVTLEAVRAAQRTLSGVARVTALEGSRFLTDLLAAPAHLKCENLQRTGSFKVRGGYVRIAGLSAAERSAGVVAASAGNHAQGVALAASLLGVGSTVFMPEGAPLPKVAATRDYGAEVRMCGDVVDETLRAAQEYARESGAVFIHPFDHPDIIAGQGTVGLEILEQCPEVRTIVVGMGGGGLAAGIAVAVKALRPDVRVVGVQAAGSAAFPPSLAAGRPVALDAPTTMADGIKVGRPGDLTLRIVSELVDEIRTVTEDQLSSALLLCLERAKLVVEPAGASSVAALLADPGAFDGPVVAVLSGGNVDPLLMQRVLRHGMAAAGRYLSLRLRLTDHPGALASLLRVLSEADANVLDVSHARTNPRLGLTEVEVELHLETKGPGHRDEVAAALRAAGYTISP, from the coding sequence ATGGCTGCACGCGTTGACGACGGGGCGGGCCCCGCACACCCGGGGGACGGCGAGGACGGCGCGCGGGAGGCGGCCGACGCGGTGACGCTGGAGGCCGTGCGCGCCGCGCAACGGACGCTGTCCGGCGTCGCCCGGGTCACCGCGCTGGAGGGCAGCCGGTTCCTGACCGATCTCCTTGCCGCACCGGCGCACCTGAAGTGCGAGAACCTCCAGCGCACCGGCTCGTTCAAGGTGCGCGGCGGATACGTGCGTATCGCCGGCCTCTCGGCGGCCGAACGCTCCGCCGGGGTGGTGGCGGCCAGTGCCGGCAACCACGCGCAGGGCGTCGCGCTCGCGGCGTCGCTGCTCGGCGTGGGCTCGACCGTGTTCATGCCGGAGGGCGCGCCCCTGCCCAAGGTCGCGGCGACCCGGGACTACGGCGCCGAGGTGCGGATGTGCGGCGACGTGGTGGACGAGACGCTGCGCGCGGCACAGGAGTACGCGCGGGAGAGCGGCGCGGTGTTCATCCACCCCTTCGACCACCCCGACATCATCGCCGGCCAGGGCACGGTGGGCCTGGAGATCCTGGAACAGTGCCCCGAGGTGCGCACCATCGTCGTGGGCATGGGTGGCGGTGGACTCGCGGCCGGCATCGCCGTCGCGGTCAAGGCGCTGCGGCCCGACGTGCGGGTGGTGGGCGTCCAGGCGGCGGGCTCCGCCGCGTTCCCGCCCTCGCTCGCGGCCGGGCGCCCGGTCGCGCTGGACGCGCCCACGACCATGGCCGACGGCATCAAGGTCGGCCGCCCCGGCGACCTGACGTTGCGTATCGTCAGCGAACTGGTCGACGAGATCCGTACGGTGACCGAGGACCAGCTCTCCAGCGCCCTGCTGTTGTGTCTGGAACGGGCGAAGCTCGTGGTGGAGCCGGCGGGCGCGAGTTCCGTCGCCGCCCTGCTCGCCGATCCGGGGGCCTTCGACGGGCCGGTGGTCGCGGTCCTGTCCGGCGGCAACGTTGACCCGCTGCTGATGCAGCGGGTCCTGCGTCACGGCATGGCCGCCGCCGGCCGCTACCTCTCGCTGCGACTGCGGCTCACCGACCACCCGGGCGCCCTCGCCTCGCTGTTGCGGGTGTTGTCAGAGGCGGACGCTAACGTGCTGGACGTGAGCCACGCCCGCACCAACCCGCGGCTCGGACTCACCGAAGTGGAGGTGGAGTTGCACCTGGAGACGAAGGGCCCGGGCCACCGTGACGAGGTCGCCGCCGCACTCCGCGCCGCGGGCTACACGATCTCGCCGTAA
- a CDS encoding ABC transporter permease, which produces MSTTSTSTVRKAVPPPARGGLVQSVRDSLVIAKRNLIRMTRIPEIVLFGLIQPIMFVVLFAYVFGGAIPVPGEPGNDAADYREYLMAGIFAQTVTFATAGAGAGIAEDMHKGLVDRFRSLPMSRGAVLTGRTLADLVQTTLTVVVLVVVALIIGWRAHEGIPKAVGAIALLLLLGYAFSWIGALIGLSVRTPEAATSGGLIWLFPLTFISNAFVPTGNMPTFLQHVADWNPFSATVLACRQLFGNPDGLPSGAWPMEHPVLASVLWSVVIIAVFRTLAVRKYRSAAS; this is translated from the coding sequence GTGAGCACCACCAGCACCAGCACGGTCCGCAAGGCGGTGCCCCCACCAGCCCGCGGCGGCCTCGTCCAGTCGGTGCGCGACTCCCTCGTCATCGCCAAGCGCAACCTGATCCGGATGACCCGGATTCCCGAGATCGTCCTCTTCGGCCTCATCCAGCCGATCATGTTCGTGGTGCTGTTCGCGTACGTCTTCGGCGGCGCCATCCCGGTCCCGGGTGAGCCCGGCAACGACGCCGCCGACTACCGCGAGTACCTGATGGCGGGCATCTTCGCGCAGACGGTGACGTTCGCCACGGCGGGCGCGGGCGCCGGCATCGCGGAGGACATGCACAAGGGACTCGTGGACCGGTTCCGCTCGCTGCCGATGTCGCGCGGCGCGGTCCTGACCGGACGCACCCTCGCCGACCTCGTACAGACCACGCTCACCGTGGTGGTGCTGGTCGTCGTCGCGCTGATCATCGGCTGGCGGGCGCACGAGGGCATCCCCAAGGCCGTCGGCGCGATCGCGCTGCTGCTGCTCCTCGGGTACGCCTTCTCGTGGATCGGCGCCCTGATCGGGCTGTCCGTACGGACCCCGGAGGCGGCCACCTCCGGCGGCCTGATCTGGCTCTTTCCGCTGACGTTCATCTCGAACGCGTTCGTGCCCACCGGCAACATGCCGACGTTCCTCCAGCACGTGGCGGACTGGAACCCGTTCAGCGCCACCGTGCTCGCCTGCCGCCAACTGTTCGGCAACCCGGACGGGCTGCCCTCGGGCGCCTGGCCGATGGAGCACCCGGTGCTCGCCTCGGTCCTGTGGTCGGTCGTGATCATCGCGGTCTTCCGCACCCTGGCGGTCCGCAAGTACCGCTCGGCCGCGAGCTGA
- a CDS encoding DUF4307 domain-containing protein, which yields MATVRDARPDERYGRSADERADRKLKIVGAVLGAGLLGVVAWAGFGYVADQEVSGRVIAFKAVSENAIEVHLEVRKDRDSTGVCTVRSQAEDGSEVGRKDFTFDQRQKQVDEVVTVRTTKRATTATVVECKASDG from the coding sequence ATGGCGACGGTGCGCGACGCCCGGCCGGACGAGCGCTACGGGCGCTCCGCTGATGAGCGCGCGGATCGCAAGCTGAAGATCGTCGGTGCCGTGCTCGGGGCCGGCCTGTTGGGCGTGGTGGCCTGGGCCGGGTTCGGTTACGTGGCCGACCAGGAGGTCAGCGGACGGGTTATCGCCTTCAAGGCGGTCTCGGAGAACGCCATCGAGGTGCACCTGGAGGTGCGCAAGGACCGGGACAGCACGGGCGTGTGCACCGTGCGCTCGCAGGCCGAGGACGGCTCCGAGGTCGGCCGCAAGGACTTCACGTTCGACCAGCGGCAGAAGCAGGTGGACGAGGTGGTCACGGTGCGTACGACGAAGCGGGCGACCACGGCCACGGTGGTCGAGTGCAAGGCGTCCGACGGCTGA
- the mca gene encoding mycothiol conjugate amidase Mca — MTEQLRLMAVHAHPDDESSKGAATMAKYVSEGVDVLVATCTGGERGSILNPKLQGDPYIEANIHEVRAKEMDEAREILGVKQEWLGFVDSGLPEGDPLPPLPEGCFAVQDVDEAAGALVKLIRSFKPQVITTYDENGGYPHPDHIMTHKISMVAFDAAGDPSRYPEAGEPWQPLKLYYNQGFNRPRTVALHEALLARGLESPYGEWLERWKEFQKRDRELTTYVPCGEFFEIRDKALIAHRTQIDPDGGWFRVPMEIQKEVWPTEEYELAKSRVATSLPEDDLFAGIRNN, encoded by the coding sequence TTGACTGAGCAGCTACGACTGATGGCCGTTCACGCTCACCCCGACGACGAGTCGAGCAAGGGTGCGGCCACCATGGCCAAGTACGTGTCCGAGGGGGTGGACGTGCTGGTCGCCACCTGCACTGGTGGTGAGCGAGGCTCCATCCTCAACCCGAAACTCCAGGGCGACCCCTACATCGAGGCGAACATCCACGAGGTGCGCGCCAAGGAGATGGACGAGGCGCGCGAGATCCTGGGCGTCAAGCAGGAGTGGCTGGGCTTCGTGGACTCCGGGCTGCCCGAGGGCGACCCGCTGCCCCCGCTGCCCGAGGGCTGCTTCGCCGTGCAGGACGTCGACGAGGCGGCCGGCGCGCTGGTGAAGCTCATCCGCTCGTTCAAGCCGCAGGTGATCACCACCTACGACGAGAACGGCGGGTACCCGCACCCCGACCACATCATGACCCACAAGATCAGCATGGTGGCGTTCGACGCCGCTGGCGACCCCTCCAGGTACCCGGAGGCCGGCGAGCCCTGGCAGCCGCTGAAGCTCTACTACAACCAGGGCTTCAACCGCCCGCGCACCGTCGCGCTGCACGAGGCGCTCCTCGCACGCGGCCTGGAGTCGCCGTACGGGGAGTGGCTGGAGCGCTGGAAGGAGTTCCAGAAGCGCGACCGCGAGCTGACCACCTACGTGCCCTGCGGCGAGTTCTTCGAGATCCGCGACAAGGCACTGATCGCGCACCGCACCCAGATCGACCCCGACGGCGGTTGGTTCCGGGTCCCGATGGAGATCCAGAAGGAGGTCTGGCCCACGGAGGAGTACGAGCTGGCGAAGTCGCGGGTGGCGACATCCCTCCCCGAGGACGACCTCTTCGCGGGCATCCGCAACAATTGA
- a CDS encoding ATP-binding cassette domain-containing protein has product MPGAIYAEGLVKTFGKVRALDGVDLDVPEGTVLGLLGPNGAGKTTAVRVLTTLLRPDSGKAVVAGIDVLKHPNDVRHVIGLSGQFAAVDEYLTGRENLRMVGQLYQLSSRDAKKRAAELLERFNLTEAADRTAKTYSGGMRRRLDLAAALVVSPPVMFMDEPTTGLDPRNRQALWGIMQELVAGGTTLLLTTQYLEEADQLAHDICVVDHGRVIARGTSDQLKAQTGGERVEVVVHDRDHLATATEVLRGFGKGGTSVESHTRKVTVPVTGGAKLLAEVIRELDARGIEIDDIGLRRPTLDDVFISLTGHAAEREAESDGAPEQVGGPGATTSDGEVAK; this is encoded by the coding sequence ATGCCAGGTGCCATCTACGCCGAAGGTCTGGTCAAGACCTTCGGCAAGGTAAGGGCTCTGGACGGCGTCGACCTCGACGTACCCGAAGGAACCGTGCTCGGCCTGCTCGGCCCGAACGGCGCGGGCAAGACCACCGCGGTCCGCGTGCTCACCACCCTGCTGCGGCCGGACAGCGGCAAGGCCGTCGTCGCGGGCATCGACGTGCTCAAGCACCCCAACGACGTACGGCACGTCATCGGCCTCTCCGGCCAGTTCGCCGCGGTCGACGAGTACCTGACGGGCCGTGAGAACCTGCGGATGGTCGGCCAGCTCTACCAGTTGAGCTCGCGCGACGCGAAGAAGCGGGCGGCCGAGCTGTTGGAGCGCTTCAACCTCACCGAGGCGGCCGACCGCACCGCCAAGACGTACTCGGGCGGCATGCGGCGGCGCCTCGACCTCGCGGCGGCCCTGGTCGTCAGCCCGCCCGTGATGTTCATGGACGAGCCGACCACCGGCCTCGACCCGCGCAACCGGCAGGCGCTGTGGGGGATCATGCAGGAACTGGTGGCCGGCGGCACCACGCTGCTGCTGACCACGCAGTACCTGGAGGAGGCCGACCAACTGGCGCACGACATCTGCGTCGTCGACCACGGCCGTGTCATCGCGCGCGGCACCTCCGACCAGCTCAAGGCGCAGACCGGCGGCGAGCGGGTCGAGGTCGTCGTGCACGACCGGGACCACCTCGCGACGGCCACCGAGGTGCTGCGCGGCTTCGGCAAGGGCGGCACCAGCGTCGAGAGCCACACCCGCAAGGTCACCGTCCCGGTCACCGGCGGCGCCAAGCTGCTGGCCGAGGTGATCCGCGAGCTGGACGCCCGCGGCATCGAGATAGACGACATCGGCCTGCGCCGCCCCACCCTGGACGACGTGTTCATCTCCCTCACCGGCCACGCGGCCGAGCGGGAGGCGGAGTCGGACGGCGCCCCCGAACAGGTCGGCGGCCCGGGCGCGACCACGAGCGACGGGGAGGTCGCGAAGTGA
- a CDS encoding thioredoxin domain-containing protein, translating into MNRLAGVTSPYLLQHADNPVHWWPWQPEAFEEARRRDVPVLLSVGYSACHWCHVMAHESFEDESVAAYLNEHFVSVKVDREERPDIDAVYMEAVQAATGHGGWPMTVFLTPEAEPFYFGTYFPPEPRHGMPGFRQVLEGVVSAWVDRRGEVGEVAGRIVRELAGRSLSYDAPRPPGNAELHAALIGLTREFDAVRGGFGGAPKFPPSMVLEFLLRHHARTGSEAALQMVQATCEAMARGGIYDQLGGGFARYSVDAEWVVPHFEKMLYDNALLCRVYAHLWRATGSDLARRVALETADFLVRELRTEQGGFASALDADSPVFEDEAAAGEAEGGAGEAGAASEASGRHAEGAFYVWTPSQLRRVLGETDAEWAAGYFGVTAEGTFEEGASVLRLPDGQPLSDAEAVDSVRRRLLAARAERPRPERDDKVIAAWNGLAIAALAETGAYFDRPDLTAAAVEAADLLVRVHMDYHGRLTRTSRDGTPGDSAGVLEDYADVAEGFLTLSGVTGEGVWVEFAGLLLDTVLRHFTADDGTLFDTADDAETLIRRPQDPTDNAVPSGWTAAAGALVGYAAATGSGRHREAAERALGVVTALAGRAPRFIGWGLAAGEALLDGPREVAVVGDPDDPATRRLHRAALLGTAPGAVVAVGEPGGDEVPLLAGRPLVDGRPAAYVCRNFTCDAPTTDPDRLEAALRGPAGNG; encoded by the coding sequence ATGAACCGGCTGGCTGGTGTGACCTCGCCTTATCTCCTTCAGCACGCTGACAACCCCGTCCACTGGTGGCCCTGGCAGCCGGAGGCGTTCGAGGAGGCGCGGCGGCGGGATGTGCCCGTGCTCCTGTCGGTCGGGTATTCCGCGTGTCACTGGTGTCACGTCATGGCACACGAGTCCTTCGAAGACGAGTCGGTCGCCGCCTATCTCAACGAGCACTTCGTCTCGGTCAAGGTGGACCGGGAGGAGCGGCCCGATATCGATGCCGTGTACATGGAGGCGGTGCAGGCCGCCACCGGGCACGGCGGGTGGCCGATGACGGTGTTTCTGACGCCGGAGGCCGAGCCGTTCTACTTTGGCACCTATTTCCCGCCCGAGCCCCGGCACGGCATGCCCGGGTTTCGGCAGGTGCTCGAAGGGGTGGTCAGCGCGTGGGTGGATCGGCGGGGGGAGGTCGGTGAGGTCGCCGGGCGGATCGTGCGGGAGTTGGCCGGGCGTTCGTTGTCGTACGACGCGCCCCGGCCGCCGGGGAACGCCGAACTGCACGCCGCGCTCATCGGACTGACCCGGGAGTTCGACGCGGTGCGCGGCGGGTTCGGCGGGGCGCCCAAGTTCCCGCCGTCCATGGTGCTGGAGTTCCTACTCAGGCACCACGCCCGTACGGGTTCCGAGGCCGCGCTGCAAATGGTGCAGGCCACCTGTGAGGCGATGGCGCGCGGTGGGATCTACGACCAGCTCGGTGGCGGGTTCGCGCGGTATTCCGTGGACGCCGAATGGGTCGTTCCGCACTTCGAGAAGATGCTGTACGACAACGCGTTGCTGTGTCGCGTGTACGCCCATCTGTGGCGGGCCACCGGCTCGGACCTGGCCCGGCGCGTCGCCCTGGAGACCGCGGACTTCCTGGTCCGGGAACTCCGTACCGAGCAGGGCGGTTTCGCGTCGGCGCTCGACGCCGACAGCCCCGTGTTCGAGGACGAAGCCGCCGCAGGTGAAGCGGAAGGCGGTGCGGGGGAGGCCGGGGCCGCGTCCGAGGCGAGCGGGCGGCACGCGGAGGGGGCCTTCTACGTGTGGACCCCGAGCCAGTTGCGGCGGGTGCTGGGGGAGACCGACGCCGAGTGGGCCGCCGGGTACTTCGGGGTGACCGCGGAAGGGACGTTCGAGGAGGGCGCTTCCGTGCTGCGGCTGCCGGACGGCCAGCCGCTGTCGGACGCGGAGGCCGTCGACTCCGTACGCCGGCGGCTGCTCGCCGCCCGCGCGGAGCGGCCGCGGCCCGAGCGGGACGACAAGGTCATCGCCGCCTGGAACGGCCTGGCCATCGCGGCGCTCGCCGAGACCGGGGCGTACTTCGACCGGCCCGACCTCACGGCGGCCGCGGTCGAGGCGGCCGACCTGCTGGTCCGCGTCCACATGGACTACCACGGGCGGCTGACGCGCACCTCGCGCGACGGGACCCCCGGCGACAGCGCGGGCGTCCTCGAGGACTACGCGGACGTCGCGGAGGGCTTCCTCACGCTGTCGGGGGTGACCGGCGAGGGGGTGTGGGTGGAGTTCGCGGGCCTGCTCCTCGACACCGTGTTGCGGCACTTCACCGCTGACGACGGGACGCTCTTCGACACGGCCGACGACGCCGAGACGCTGATCAGGCGCCCGCAGGACCCGACCGACAACGCCGTGCCCTCCGGTTGGACGGCGGCGGCCGGCGCGCTCGTCGGGTACGCCGCCGCCACGGGCAGCGGCCGGCACCGGGAGGCCGCCGAACGCGCCCTGGGCGTGGTGACGGCCCTCGCCGGCCGCGCGCCCCGCTTCATCGGCTGGGGGCTGGCCGCCGGGGAAGCGCTCCTGGACGGCCCGCGCGAGGTGGCCGTCGTCGGCGACCCCGACGACCCGGCGACCCGGCGGCTGCACCGGGCGGCGCTCCTGGGAACGGCGCCCGGCGCCGTGGTGGCAGTCGGCGAGCCGGGCGGCGACGAGGTGCCCCTGTTGGCGGGCCGGCCGTTGGTGGACGGCCGGCCGGCCGCGTACGTGTGCCGGAACTTCACCTGCGACGCGCCGACGACCGATCCGGACCGCCTCGAAGCGGCGTTGCGCGGCCCGGCGGGGAACGGCTAG
- a CDS encoding tetratricopeptide repeat protein: protein MPSSQAVLRPSHRTEAERLLARAVEEEVRRSGGRTDGSALLSRAKAALEDIASAAGEEYAAYLRALDDATGDQVPLAARLSRRNLGTPALVTAVAAATAFGADLGYGASAGAALSVGLSVAAAGSAATVVKLTAGHWPASHRRAALHSQPGGPEQLRLQWLTALEVRGIRPFLDQHRMTTAVARGNGHAGPNGTARRQAATPLASGARAPQLRGADRSAAARRRSVLEQSFQHLPKTSDVFVGRRAQLTQIAQWVHQARANTETRPTVVLLHGPPGSGRTALAVQAVHQLRDQFRGACVVDLRGGGATASDAASGPPLATRDALLHLLNRLGAPRDQLLFRERPTHEQHLKRLTELYQQHLTAVPVTIVLDDASDAEQVRTLIPERSDSLVLVTSRAPLDLPSDLPAWVHQLPVGPLETAAAEELLRASAEQAAGAGSDGGAGPYDALTADRLTELCGGLPLALTVAGSALASRTPDALVSELTAAEPPGPERPDPEESSPATSAPVERVLCVRYADQVDDARRLLRRLALAGRASLGTAAAAALLGTDDRTAGRHLEALGRSGLIQYARGSRYRLHDQVRAFAHARLLAEEEPADRSAAQERLIRSYAELADSVIRLVDGNTSTRADHAFTTGAAAGHGFRSLDAALRWLDDESSSITAALRQIDEGVDQAAVLHLLGALCDYCLLRGDLYRLGELSELSNAANQGLLVRSVQWRTGVAARQLGELDKARTTLSSVVNLYFEAHHPAGAARALRDLGITLQQQGNLPEAAAKLHEALELQAGEELRADRAWTLHALAAVERDRARLAQAHELLREALELHREGESVHGQAWAHFQLGQVFLRMGGVADAERELRQALAAYGRTHDARGEAWALTQLARARLVDHDPGAAVDQLRQALARHRESEDARGEAWTLYYLGQALEERGDQDAALRDLERARNMFSRMRDVYGLACARHHSARVTRDLRAAQTGSLRNSGFARQLLQDARQDFHRVGVPHGEAWSCVELAVIDAGNGKARQALELTDEAARLFQGYGDRRGESWARFLRCTLLPFASAGGSVIGVAVAQEELAGLLTELRAADWACDPSLEDYAEAFALVLERGVEPENGWQAWRLGMVPSRYAREVMAVLPRRIQPSAA from the coding sequence ATGCCGAGCTCACAGGCCGTTCTGCGGCCCAGCCATCGGACCGAGGCCGAGCGACTGCTCGCCCGCGCGGTGGAGGAGGAGGTGCGTCGTTCGGGTGGCAGGACGGACGGAAGCGCGCTGCTCAGCCGGGCCAAGGCCGCGCTGGAGGACATCGCGTCGGCCGCGGGAGAGGAGTACGCCGCCTATCTGCGCGCGCTGGATGACGCGACGGGTGATCAGGTCCCGCTGGCGGCCCGGCTCTCGCGGCGGAACCTGGGCACTCCGGCCCTGGTGACGGCGGTGGCCGCGGCGACCGCCTTCGGCGCCGACCTCGGGTACGGCGCGTCGGCCGGGGCCGCCCTGAGCGTGGGGCTCTCCGTGGCGGCGGCCGGCTCCGCGGCCACCGTCGTCAAGCTGACCGCCGGCCACTGGCCCGCGTCGCACCGCCGCGCCGCGCTGCACAGCCAGCCGGGCGGGCCCGAGCAACTGCGGTTGCAGTGGCTGACGGCGCTCGAAGTGCGAGGCATCCGCCCCTTCCTCGACCAACACCGCATGACGACCGCCGTGGCGCGCGGCAACGGCCACGCCGGCCCGAACGGCACGGCGCGGCGGCAGGCCGCCACGCCGCTCGCCTCCGGGGCCCGGGCGCCTCAACTGCGGGGCGCCGACCGCAGCGCGGCGGCCCGCCGGCGCAGCGTGCTGGAGCAGTCCTTCCAGCACCTGCCGAAGACGAGCGACGTGTTCGTCGGGCGCCGGGCGCAGCTCACCCAGATCGCGCAGTGGGTCCACCAGGCCCGCGCGAACACGGAGACCAGGCCGACCGTGGTGCTGTTGCACGGCCCGCCCGGCTCGGGCCGCACGGCGCTGGCCGTCCAGGCCGTGCACCAGTTGCGCGACCAGTTCCGCGGCGCGTGCGTGGTGGACCTGCGCGGCGGCGGCGCCACGGCGTCCGACGCGGCGAGCGGGCCGCCGCTGGCCACCAGGGACGCCCTGCTGCACCTGCTCAACCGCCTCGGCGCGCCCCGCGACCAGCTCCTCTTCCGTGAGCGCCCCACCCACGAGCAGCACCTGAAGCGGCTGACGGAGCTGTACCAGCAGCACCTGACCGCCGTCCCGGTCACCATCGTCCTGGACGACGCGTCCGACGCCGAGCAGGTGCGCACACTCATCCCCGAGCGCTCCGACAGCCTGGTCCTCGTCACCTCGCGGGCCCCGCTCGACCTCCCGTCCGACCTGCCGGCCTGGGTGCACCAGCTCCCCGTGGGGCCGCTGGAGACGGCGGCGGCCGAGGAGTTGCTGCGGGCCTCGGCCGAGCAGGCGGCCGGCGCCGGGTCCGACGGCGGCGCCGGCCCGTATGACGCGCTGACCGCTGACCGTCTGACGGAGCTGTGCGGGGGGCTCCCGCTCGCCCTGACCGTCGCGGGCTCGGCCCTGGCCTCACGCACGCCCGACGCGCTCGTCAGCGAGTTGACCGCGGCCGAGCCACCGGGCCCGGAGAGGCCGGACCCCGAGGAGTCGAGCCCCGCGACGTCGGCCCCCGTGGAGCGCGTGCTGTGCGTGCGATACGCCGACCAGGTGGACGACGCCCGCCGGCTGCTGCGCCGGCTGGCGCTGGCCGGCCGGGCGAGCCTGGGCACGGCGGCCGCGGCGGCGCTGCTCGGAACCGACGACCGCACGGCGGGCAGGCACCTGGAGGCCCTGGGCCGGTCCGGCCTCATCCAGTACGCGCGCGGCAGCCGCTACAGGCTGCACGACCAGGTGCGCGCCTTCGCCCACGCGCGGCTGCTCGCGGAGGAGGAGCCGGCCGACCGGAGCGCCGCGCAGGAGCGGTTGATCCGCAGCTACGCGGAGTTGGCCGACTCGGTGATCCGTCTGGTCGACGGCAACACCTCCACCCGCGCCGACCACGCCTTCACCACGGGTGCGGCGGCGGGGCACGGCTTCCGGTCGCTGGACGCCGCGCTGCGCTGGCTGGACGACGAGTCCAGCTCGATCACGGCCGCGCTGCGGCAGATCGACGAGGGCGTGGACCAGGCGGCGGTGCTGCATCTGTTGGGCGCGCTGTGCGACTACTGCCTGCTGCGCGGCGACCTCTACCGGCTCGGCGAGTTGAGCGAGCTGTCGAACGCGGCCAACCAGGGGCTGCTCGTACGGTCCGTGCAGTGGCGTACGGGTGTGGCCGCGCGGCAGTTGGGCGAGTTGGACAAGGCGCGTACGACGCTGTCCTCGGTGGTCAACCTCTACTTCGAGGCGCACCACCCGGCCGGCGCCGCCCGCGCCCTGCGCGACCTGGGCATCACCCTGCAACAGCAGGGCAACCTGCCGGAGGCGGCGGCGAAGCTGCACGAGGCGCTGGAGCTCCAGGCGGGTGAGGAGTTGCGCGCGGACCGCGCGTGGACGCTACACGCCCTCGCGGCGGTCGAGCGCGACCGGGCCCGCCTGGCCCAGGCCCACGAACTCCTCCGCGAGGCGCTTGAGCTGCACCGCGAGGGGGAGAGCGTGCACGGCCAGGCGTGGGCCCACTTCCAGCTCGGTCAGGTCTTCCTGCGGATGGGCGGCGTCGCGGACGCCGAGCGCGAGCTGCGCCAGGCCCTCGCCGCGTACGGGCGCACGCACGACGCCCGGGGCGAGGCGTGGGCGCTCACCCAGCTCGCCAGGGCCCGGCTGGTCGACCACGACCCCGGGGCCGCCGTCGACCAGCTCCGCCAGGCCCTGGCCCGGCACCGGGAGAGCGAGGACGCGCGGGGCGAGGCGTGGACCCTGTACTACCTGGGCCAGGCCCTTGAGGAGCGCGGCGACCAGGACGCCGCGCTGCGCGACCTGGAGCGGGCCAGGAACATGTTCAGCCGGATGCGTGACGTGTACGGGCTGGCGTGTGCCCGGCACCACTCGGCGCGGGTCACCCGCGACCTGCGGGCCGCGCAGACCGGCTCGCTGCGCAACAGCGGATTCGCCCGCCAGCTCCTCCAGGACGCCCGTCAGGACTTCCACCGGGTGGGCGTGCCGCACGGTGAGGCGTGGTCGTGCGTGGAGCTCGCGGTGATCGACGCCGGCAACGGCAAGGCGCGGCAGGCCCTGGAGCTGACGGACGAGGCGGCGCGGCTGTTCCAGGGGTACGGGGACCGGCGCGGGGAGAGCTGGGCGAGGTTCCTGCGCTGCACGCTGCTGCCGTTCGCCTCGGCGGGCGGCTCCGTGATCGGGGTGGCCGTCGCCCAGGAGGAGCTGGCCGGGCTGTTGACGGAGCTGCGGGCGGCGGACTGGGCGTGCGATCCCTCGCTTGAGGACTACGCCGAGGCGTTCGCCCTGGTCCTGGAGCGGGGCGTGGAGCCCGAGAACGGGTGGCAGGCGTGGCGGCTGGGCATGGTGCCGAGCCGGTACGCCCGGGAGGTCATGGCCGTGCTCCCACGCCGAATACAGCCGAGCGCCGCGTAG
- the greA gene encoding transcription elongation factor GreA, whose product MTQTSDNVTWLTQEAYNQLKAELEYLSGPARVEIAKKIEAAREEGDLRENGGYHAAKEEQGKQELRVRQLTQLLQHAKVGEAPADDGVVEPGMVVTIAFDGDPDDTLTFLMASREYASADIETYSPQSPLGTGVTGKKVGDEAQYELPNGRTASVKILAAKPYQG is encoded by the coding sequence GTGACCCAGACCAGCGACAACGTCACCTGGCTGACCCAGGAGGCGTACAACCAGCTCAAGGCCGAGCTGGAGTACCTGTCGGGTCCCGCACGTGTCGAGATCGCGAAGAAGATCGAGGCCGCCCGAGAAGAGGGTGACCTGCGGGAGAACGGTGGCTACCACGCCGCCAAGGAAGAGCAGGGCAAGCAGGAGCTCCGCGTACGCCAGCTCACGCAGCTCCTGCAGCACGCGAAGGTCGGCGAGGCCCCCGCGGACGACGGCGTGGTGGAGCCCGGCATGGTCGTCACCATCGCGTTCGACGGCGACCCCGACGACACGCTGACCTTCCTGATGGCCTCCCGCGAGTACGCGAGCGCGGACATCGAGACGTACTCCCCGCAGTCCCCCCTCGGCACGGGCGTGACCGGCAAGAAGGTGGGCGACGAGGCGCAGTACGAGCTGCCCAACGGTCGCACCGCGTCCGTGAAGATCCTCGCGGCCAAGCCCTACCAGGGCTGA